Proteins from a genomic interval of Paenibacillus sp. FSL H8-0048:
- a CDS encoding MinD/ParA family ATP-binding protein — protein MGHTIVCWSPVSGQAGVTSNLTAVSALLGLEYTARSVLFGHTTSSFAALEQGFTRASWQQGDLLSGTDMGVDALLRLVQNQKLQPTMIYNYTLPLLKDRLDLLPGSERTDESFMLTAMPWLSSMLDMAKRAYDLVLVDGGCGARSAWTMKLLQEADVLVICLPQNKLVLQQFFRHASMQELLESKKHLLVFGQYDSHSVWTAKNLLRQFGKQREATYPMSYNTGWLDDRQHGDALRYFFRNRQVGKAHENYNYVQEVRKVAQALINECGLQPFFGGRGETDQ, from the coding sequence GTGGGACATACGATTGTGTGTTGGAGTCCGGTATCCGGTCAAGCGGGAGTAACCAGCAATTTGACGGCGGTATCTGCCTTGCTGGGACTGGAGTATACGGCACGTTCCGTGCTGTTTGGTCACACCACGAGCAGTTTTGCCGCACTGGAGCAGGGTTTTACACGCGCCTCATGGCAGCAGGGTGACCTACTGAGTGGCACGGATATGGGGGTGGATGCGCTGCTGCGGCTGGTGCAAAATCAAAAGCTGCAGCCTACCATGATTTATAACTACACACTGCCGTTGCTTAAGGACAGGCTAGACTTGCTGCCAGGCTCTGAGCGAACAGATGAGAGCTTTATGCTTACGGCAATGCCTTGGCTATCCTCCATGTTGGATATGGCGAAGCGCGCTTATGATTTGGTGCTTGTAGACGGTGGCTGCGGTGCTAGGAGTGCGTGGACGATGAAGCTACTACAAGAGGCGGATGTGCTAGTGATCTGTCTGCCACAAAATAAGCTGGTACTTCAGCAGTTTTTTCGGCATGCAAGCATGCAGGAGCTACTGGAAAGTAAAAAGCATTTACTCGTGTTTGGTCAGTATGATAGCCATTCGGTCTGGACTGCCAAAAATTTGTTGCGACAGTTTGGCAAGCAGCGTGAAGCTACTTATCCAATGAGCTACAACACAGGCTGGCTGGATGATCGTCAGCATGGCGATGCGCTTCGTTATTTCTTCCGAAATCGGCAGGTAGGAAAGGCGCATGAAAATTATAATTATGTCCAGGAGGTAAGAAAAGTGGCGCAGGCACTCATCAACGAGTGCGGACTCCAGCCCTTCTTTGGTGGAAGGGGGGAGACGGATCAATGA
- a CDS encoding pilus assembly protein CpaF, whose product MMATWHGLLILGLLLAGASLLFLRMNRIMPDQPKEAPIYTLEGMTDYIKHTLHELTSANLSDYGLSEEEYRRRKSKRAELKRALRGATSGDLRDKQYVKQVITDLLTHHFTLDEVSLNRLIPFDNPEQLTSQEHFDILLHKYKQQHGYEALSQLIQCYALDEAKLLEDEGNEEVYRITAEEITEIYEQEQPLLEVQDKLELVVQWIYQQYKGFSVVDELRDMHIDGISGGVSGIPPSVWEGEGTAQARLREVPRSYDSVWLFYQGKSIHLSFLSFGSEQELRRVCQNIYKHNFPGQLSEANGYKVNEMADGSRVVVLRPRLSESWAFFVRKFDVQSATLEQLLQDEHAELPIGLIRFLVMGERITAITGAQGSGKTTLLMAMVKHISALLPIRVQEMSFELQLRKIYPNRNILSLRETDTISGQAGLDIQKKTDGSVNILGEVATDPVAAWMVQMAQVASLFTLFTHHAKTFRDLVYALRNSLLKTGVFTNERVAEQQVVSVINFDIHLRRDLDGRRYIERITECVPLEHETAYPTHFRELPTLEGKMSAFMDTMTTYFQRSTDRPLYEAHNVVEFQNGQYVAVNPLSAPCRSAILERLSGPDQAAFLAFLSHWGDEHEA is encoded by the coding sequence ATGATGGCCACTTGGCATGGCTTGCTTATTTTAGGCTTACTGCTGGCAGGAGCTAGCCTGCTGTTTCTTCGCATGAACCGCATCATGCCCGACCAGCCGAAAGAAGCTCCCATTTATACGCTGGAGGGCATGACAGATTACATCAAGCATACGCTGCATGAGCTGACAAGCGCGAATCTGAGCGACTATGGCTTATCAGAAGAGGAGTATCGTCGGCGTAAAAGCAAGCGGGCAGAGCTGAAACGCGCGCTGCGTGGTGCAACCTCTGGCGATTTGCGGGACAAGCAATATGTAAAACAGGTGATTACTGATTTGCTTACCCACCACTTTACACTGGATGAAGTCAGCCTAAATCGGCTAATTCCCTTTGACAATCCTGAACAGCTTACATCACAGGAGCACTTTGATATTTTGCTGCACAAATATAAGCAGCAGCATGGCTATGAGGCGCTTAGTCAGTTGATTCAGTGCTATGCGTTGGACGAGGCAAAGCTGCTAGAGGATGAAGGAAATGAGGAGGTTTATCGCATCACAGCCGAGGAGATTACTGAGATTTATGAGCAGGAGCAGCCGCTGCTTGAAGTGCAGGACAAGCTGGAGCTTGTGGTTCAATGGATTTATCAGCAATACAAGGGCTTTAGTGTGGTGGACGAGCTACGGGATATGCACATAGATGGCATATCTGGCGGGGTATCGGGTATTCCTCCTTCCGTATGGGAGGGCGAGGGCACAGCCCAGGCAAGACTGCGAGAGGTTCCGCGTTCCTATGATAGTGTCTGGCTATTCTATCAGGGGAAATCTATTCATTTGAGCTTTTTGTCCTTTGGTTCAGAACAGGAGCTTCGCCGTGTCTGCCAGAATATTTACAAGCACAATTTCCCCGGTCAGCTGTCCGAGGCAAACGGCTATAAGGTCAATGAAATGGCAGATGGCTCTCGCGTGGTTGTGCTGCGCCCCCGATTATCCGAATCGTGGGCTTTTTTTGTGCGTAAATTTGATGTGCAAAGTGCCACACTGGAGCAGCTTTTGCAGGACGAACATGCGGAGCTGCCGATTGGACTTATTCGCTTTTTGGTCATGGGTGAACGGATTACAGCAATTACCGGTGCACAGGGTAGCGGTAAAACGACCCTGCTTATGGCAATGGTAAAACATATTTCGGCGCTGCTTCCCATCCGGGTACAGGAAATGAGCTTTGAGCTACAGCTCCGCAAAATCTATCCGAATCGTAACATTCTCAGCTTACGTGAAACAGATACCATTTCTGGTCAGGCAGGTCTGGATATTCAAAAGAAAACGGATGGCTCCGTTAATATTTTGGGTGAGGTAGCCACCGATCCGGTCGCAGCCTGGATGGTTCAAATGGCGCAGGTGGCTTCCTTGTTTACACTGTTTACCCATCATGCCAAGACCTTTCGAGATTTGGTTTATGCGCTTCGTAACTCCCTGCTTAAAACAGGTGTGTTTACGAATGAACGAGTAGCCGAGCAGCAGGTCGTCAGCGTCATTAACTTTGATATCCATCTGCGCCGTGATTTGGATGGGCGGCGTTATATTGAACGCATTACAGAGTGTGTGCCATTGGAGCATGAAACAGCCTATCCCACACACTTTCGGGAGCTGCCTACGCTAGAGGGAAAAATGAGCGCCTTTATGGATACGATGACCACGTATTTTCAGCGCTCTACGGACCGCCCGTTATACGAGGCGCACAATGTAGTGGAGTTTCAGAATGGGCAGTATGTTGCCGTGAATCCTTTATCAGCCCCTTGCCGCAGCGCCATTCTGGAGCGGCTCTCTGGCCCTGACCAAGCGGCTTTTTTGGCATTTCTAAGCCATTGGGGGGATGAGCATGAGGCTTGA